A portion of the Malania oleifera isolate guangnan ecotype guangnan chromosome 3, ASM2987363v1, whole genome shotgun sequence genome contains these proteins:
- the LOC131151749 gene encoding plasmodesmata-located protein 2 isoform X2 produces the protein MGPPAKPFCLFSLIFLILFDILAESAPDYSALVFKGCSKQDLADPTGAYSQARSTVLGTLVSQSTKVKFYKANAGGGQTAFSGLFQCRGDLSNADCYSCVSNLPTLLDKLCGQSKAAARIQLYGCSMHYEVAGFAQVSGMEMLYKACGSKNVGGSGFEERRDTALSALESGVGGGGNGFYATTFESVYAVAQCEGDLGSADCGECVKSAVQRSQVECGSAVSGQMYLNKCFIGYNYYRNGVPKNPSSSSSSSSYSSPSEIVFSADVSIAVHLS, from the exons ATGGGTCCTCCCGCAAAACCCTTTTGTCTTTTCTCTCTGATCTTTCTGATTCTCTTCGATATTCTTGCTGAATCTGCTCCCGATTACTCCGCCTTGGTCTTCAAGGGCTGTTCGAAGCAGGACCTCGCAGATCCAACTGGCGCCTACTCTCAAGCTCGCTCCACCGTCCTCGGCACCTTGGTTTCCCAGTCCACTAAAGTCAAGTTCTACAAAGCCAACGCCGGCGGCGGCCAAACCGCCTTCTCCGGCCTGTTCCAGTGCCGAGGCGACCTCAGCAACGCCGACTGCTACAGCTGCGTCAGCAACCTGCCGACGCTCCTGGACAAGCTCTGCGGGCAATCTAAAGCCGCGGCCAGGATTCAGCTCTATGGGTGCTCGATGCACTACGAGGTCGCCGGATTCGCTCAGGTCTCCGGCATGGAGATGCTGTACAAGGCTTGTGGGTCGAAGAACGTCGGCGGAAGCGGGTTCGAGGAGCGTCGGGACACGGCGCTTTCGGCATTGGAGAGCGGCGTCGGCGGCGGAGGCAACGGGTTCTACGCGACGACCTTCGAATCGGTGTATGCGGTGGCGCAGTGCGAGGGAGATTTGGGGAGTGCTGATTGTGGGGAGTGCGTGAAGAGTGCTGTGCAGAGATCTCAGGTTGAATGTGGGAGCGCTGTTTCCGGCCAAATGTATCTTAATAAGTGTTTCATTGGTTACAATTACTACCGAAATGGGGTGCCCAAGAATCCATCATCGTCTTCGTCATCATCATCTTATTCATCTCCTTCAG AGATTGTTTTTTCCGCTGATGTTAGCATAGCTGTTCATTTGTCTTGA
- the LOC131151577 gene encoding putative pentatricopeptide repeat-containing protein At5g52630 gives MTQTHTDPRAIHARAITSANTHLPLLNNLITLYSKSNLLSHALTLFHLIPSPNVVSWTALISAHINSPLSLRHFQSMLRHPTLPNQRTLASLLKTCASLSALSFGLQLHSLSLKLYLAAQPFAASALVHFYGKCRLPDEARKVFDEIPQRDEVCYASTIVGLAQNSRSVDALSVFADMKSCNVPSTMYSLSAVLSAAAELAALEQCRIIHAHAVVSGLDSEVVVGTALMDSYGKSGLVSDARRVFDEMLHRMNVVGWNAMMSGYAQQGDKNSVLELFDSMRIRGLLPDEYSFLAVLTSLSNAGLAEEADWWLTQMKLDYGLEPGLEHYTCLVGAMGRAGRIEDAERVALTMPFEPDAAVWRALLSTCAYHGAADMAWAMGKRLLELDPNDDSAYVIVANTFSVAGRWNEVSEVRKLMKDRRVKKEGGRSWIEVRGEVHVFLAGDRRHARVDEVYAKLAELMGEIEKLGYVPIWDELLHEVEEGQKREALWYHSEKLAVAFGVVSGVAPGKALRIVKNLRICRDCHEAFKYIGRVVEREIIVRDVNRYHRFLNGACNCRDIW, from the coding sequence ATGACTCAAACACACACAGACCCGCGGGCGATACACGCCCGCGCTATCACGAGCGCTAACACCCATCTTCCCCTCCTCAACAACCTCATCACCCTCTACTCCAAATCCAACCTCCTATCACATGCCCTCACCCTCTTCCACCTCATCCCATCACCCAACGTCGTCTCATGGACAGCCCTGATCTCCGCTCACATCAATTCCCCCCTCTCCCTGCGTCACTTCCAATCCATGCTCCGCCACCCCACCCTGCCCAACCAGCGCACCTTAGCCTCCCTACTCAAAACCTGCGCCTCCCTCTCCGCGCTCTCCTTCGGCCTCCAGCTCCACTCCCTCTCCCTCAAGCTCTATCTCGCCGCCCAGCCCTTCGCCGCCTCCGCCCTTGTCCACTTTTACGGCAAATGTCGATTGCCAGACGAAGCTCGAAAAGTGTTCGACGAAATTCCCCAAAGAGACGAAGTCTGCTACGCTTCCACGATCGTCGGTCTCGCGCAGAATTCCCGGTCTGTCGACGCTCTCTCCGTCTTCGCGGACATGAAATCCTGCAATGTGCCATCGACCATGTACAGCCTGTCCGCGGTTCTTTCTGCTGCGGCGGAGCTTGCGGCCTTGGAACAATGCAGGATCATTCATGCGCATGCGGTTGTGAGTGGGTTGGATTCGGAAGTGGTTGTGGGTACGGCGTTGATGGATAGCTACGGAAAGTCAGGTTTGGTATCAGATGCTCGCCGGGTGTTTGATGAAATGCTTCATAGAATGAACGTTGTGGGCTGGAATGCTATGATGTCCGGGTATGCACAGCAGGGTGACAAGAACTCGGTGCTTGAGCTTTTTGATTCCATGCGGATTAGAGGGCTGTTGCCGGATGAATATAGCTTTCTAGCGGTCCTTACGTCCCTGTCCAATGCCGGTTTGGCTGAGGAGGCTGACTGGTGGCTGACCCAGATGAAATTGGATTATGGGTTGGAGCCAGGTCTAGAGCATTACACATGTTTGGTGGGTGCGATGGGCCGAGCAGGCCGAATCGAAGATGCCGAAAGGGTTGCACTGACAATGCCATTCGAGCCAGATGCCGCTGTCTGGCGAGCATTGTTATCAACCTGTGCGTATCATGGTGCGGCAGACATGGCTTGGGCAATGGGGAAGAGGCTATTAGAGCTCGACCCAAATGATGACTCGGCTTACGTGATCGTGGCAAATACGTTCTCGGTTGCGGGGAGATGGAATGAAGTTTCGGAAGTGAGGAAGTTGATGAAAGACAGAAGAGTGAAGAAGGAAGGTGGGAGGAGTTGGATTGAGGTGCGAGGGGAGGTTCATGTGTTTCTGGCGGGGGATCGGAGGCATGCAAGGGTGGACGAGGTTTATGCGAAGTTGGCGGAGTTGATGGGGGAGATTGAGAAGTTGGGGTACGTGCCGATATGGGATGAGCTGTTGCATGAAGTGGAGGAAGGGCAGAAGAGGGAAGCCCTCTGGTATCACAGTGAGAAATTGGCGGTGGCGTTTGGGGTGGTGAGTGGGGTGGCGCCGGGCAAGGCTTTAAGGATAGTGAAGAATTTGAGGATATGTAGGGATTGTCATGAAGCTTTCAAGTACATTGGCAGGGTGGTAGAGAGGGAAATCATTGTGAGGGATGTTAACAGATACCATAGATTTTTGAATGGTGCCTGTAATTGTAGAGATATTTGGTAA
- the LOC131151749 gene encoding plasmodesmata-located protein 2 isoform X1 encodes MGPPAKPFCLFSLIFLILFDILAESAPDYSALVFKGCSKQDLADPTGAYSQARSTVLGTLVSQSTKVKFYKANAGGGQTAFSGLFQCRGDLSNADCYSCVSNLPTLLDKLCGQSKAAARIQLYGCSMHYEVAGFAQVSGMEMLYKACGSKNVGGSGFEERRDTALSALESGVGGGGNGFYATTFESVYAVAQCEGDLGSADCGECVKSAVQRSQVECGSAVSGQMYLNKCFIGYNYYRNGVPKNPSSSSSSSSYSSPSGQNTGKTVAIILGGAAAVALVVVCLLFARGLLKKRDDF; translated from the exons ATGGGTCCTCCCGCAAAACCCTTTTGTCTTTTCTCTCTGATCTTTCTGATTCTCTTCGATATTCTTGCTGAATCTGCTCCCGATTACTCCGCCTTGGTCTTCAAGGGCTGTTCGAAGCAGGACCTCGCAGATCCAACTGGCGCCTACTCTCAAGCTCGCTCCACCGTCCTCGGCACCTTGGTTTCCCAGTCCACTAAAGTCAAGTTCTACAAAGCCAACGCCGGCGGCGGCCAAACCGCCTTCTCCGGCCTGTTCCAGTGCCGAGGCGACCTCAGCAACGCCGACTGCTACAGCTGCGTCAGCAACCTGCCGACGCTCCTGGACAAGCTCTGCGGGCAATCTAAAGCCGCGGCCAGGATTCAGCTCTATGGGTGCTCGATGCACTACGAGGTCGCCGGATTCGCTCAGGTCTCCGGCATGGAGATGCTGTACAAGGCTTGTGGGTCGAAGAACGTCGGCGGAAGCGGGTTCGAGGAGCGTCGGGACACGGCGCTTTCGGCATTGGAGAGCGGCGTCGGCGGCGGAGGCAACGGGTTCTACGCGACGACCTTCGAATCGGTGTATGCGGTGGCGCAGTGCGAGGGAGATTTGGGGAGTGCTGATTGTGGGGAGTGCGTGAAGAGTGCTGTGCAGAGATCTCAGGTTGAATGTGGGAGCGCTGTTTCCGGCCAAATGTATCTTAATAAGTGTTTCATTGGTTACAATTACTACCGAAATGGGGTGCCCAAGAATCCATCATCGTCTTCGTCATCATCATCTTATTCATCTCCTTCAG GGCAGAATACAGGGAAGACAGTAGCTATAATATTAGGAGGGGCAGCAGCAGTGGCGTTGGTAGTTGTTTGTTTGTTGTTCGCCAGAGGCTTGTTGAAGAAACGCGATG attTTTAG
- the LOC131151275 gene encoding secreted RxLR effector protein 161-like produces the protein MKDVPYASIVGSLMYAQTCTRPDISFVVGMLERYQSNPGMIHWKATKKVLRYLQGTKDYKLMYRRSNHLEVVGYSDSDFYGCVDTRKSTFGYVYLLAGGAISWKSAKQSIIVASTMEAEFVACFEATF, from the coding sequence ATGAAGGATGTACCTTATGCATCTATTGTTGGGAGCTTGATGTATGCTCAAACGTGCACAAGGCCTGACATTAGCTTTGTAGTTGGAATGCTCGAAAGATATCAAAGTAATCCAGGAATGATTCACTGGAAGGCTACAAAGAAAGTTCTAAGATACTTACAAGGAACGAAAGATTACAAGCTTATGTATCGAAGGTCTAATCATCTTGAGGTGGTTGGATATTCGGATTCTGATTTTTATGGGTGTGTGGATACAAGAAAGTCCACATTTGGCTATGTATACTTGCTAGCTGGAGGAGCAATTTCATGGAAAAGTGCGAAGCAGTCAATAATTGTTGCAtccactatggaagctgaatttgtagCTTGCTTTGAGGCTACCTTTTAG